A genomic window from Thermoleophilaceae bacterium includes:
- a CDS encoding AMP-binding protein, with amino-acid sequence MELSYAHGAADTPLLGETIGANLERTVARFPDAEAVVSRHQGIRFTYAELNEAVDRLARALMAIGLRPGDRLGIWSPNCVEWLMLQYATAKAGVILVNINPAYRTTELEYALNQSGCRVLVAASSFKTSDYEAMVEEVRGNLPALERTIFLGTTGWDELLAQAGGASDDELRARSGALQFDEPINIQYTSGTTGFPKGATLSHHNILNNGFFIGEFCRYTEADRVCIPVPFYHCFGMVLGNLACTTHGACIVLPEAAFEPRSVLETVEAERCTSLYGVPTMFIAELDHPEFESFDYSTLRTGIMAGSPCPVEVMRKVIERMHMDEVTICYGMTETSPVSTQTGADDPLERRVSTVGRVHPHVEVKIVDPISGQVVPRGEPGELLTRGYSVMLGYWNDPERTAEAIDGARWMHTGDLATMDDEGYVNIVGRSKDMIIRGGENVYPREIEEFLYTHPDVSDVAVIGVPDERYGEEVMAWVQLRDGATCSGDDLKEFCRGKIAHYKVPRYVKLVDEFPMTITGKVQKFKMREAAVAELGLREVATA; translated from the coding sequence GTGGAGCTGTCCTACGCGCACGGGGCGGCGGACACGCCGCTCCTCGGCGAGACGATCGGAGCGAACCTCGAGCGCACCGTGGCGCGCTTCCCGGACGCGGAGGCGGTGGTATCCCGGCATCAGGGCATCCGCTTCACATACGCCGAGCTGAACGAGGCGGTGGATCGCCTGGCGCGCGCGCTGATGGCGATCGGACTCCGGCCGGGCGACCGTCTCGGCATCTGGAGCCCCAACTGCGTGGAGTGGCTGATGTTGCAGTACGCCACCGCGAAGGCGGGGGTGATCCTCGTGAACATCAATCCGGCCTATCGCACGACGGAGCTCGAGTACGCACTGAACCAGTCTGGCTGCCGCGTGCTGGTGGCCGCCAGCTCCTTCAAGACCTCCGACTACGAGGCGATGGTCGAGGAGGTGCGCGGCAACCTCCCCGCGCTCGAACGCACGATCTTCCTCGGCACAACCGGCTGGGACGAGCTGCTGGCGCAGGCGGGCGGGGCCTCCGACGACGAGCTCCGCGCCCGGTCCGGCGCGCTCCAGTTCGACGAGCCGATCAACATCCAGTACACGAGCGGCACCACCGGCTTCCCCAAGGGCGCCACGCTCAGCCACCACAACATCCTCAACAACGGCTTCTTCATCGGCGAGTTCTGCCGCTACACGGAAGCCGACCGCGTGTGCATCCCCGTGCCCTTCTACCACTGCTTCGGCATGGTGCTCGGCAACCTCGCGTGCACCACGCACGGCGCCTGCATCGTGCTGCCGGAGGCGGCGTTCGAGCCGCGTTCGGTGCTCGAGACGGTGGAGGCCGAACGCTGCACGAGCCTGTACGGCGTGCCCACGATGTTCATTGCCGAGCTCGACCATCCGGAGTTCGAGAGCTTCGACTACTCCACTCTTCGCACGGGGATCATGGCCGGCTCGCCCTGCCCGGTGGAGGTGATGCGCAAGGTGATCGAGCGCATGCACATGGACGAGGTGACCATCTGCTACGGCATGACGGAGACCTCGCCCGTGTCGACCCAGACCGGCGCCGACGACCCGCTGGAGCGCCGCGTCTCCACCGTGGGTCGGGTGCATCCGCACGTGGAGGTGAAGATCGTCGACCCGATCTCCGGCCAGGTGGTGCCGCGCGGCGAGCCGGGCGAGCTGCTCACCCGCGGTTACTCGGTGATGCTCGGCTACTGGAACGACCCCGAGCGCACCGCCGAGGCGATCGACGGCGCGCGCTGGATGCACACCGGCGACCTTGCGACGATGGACGACGAGGGCTACGTGAACATCGTCGGCCGCTCCAAGGACATGATCATCCGGGGCGGCGAGAACGTGTACCCGCGTGAGATCGAGGAGTTCCTCTACACCCACCCGGACGTGTCCGACGTGGCGGTGATCGGCGTGCCCGACGAGCGCTACGGCGAGGAGGTGATGGCCTGGGTGCAGCTTCGCGACGGCGCCACGTGCTCAGGCGATGACCTCAAGGAGTTCTGCCGCGGCAAGATCGCGCACTACAAGGTGCCGCGCTACGTGAAGCTCGTGGACGAGTTCCCGATGACCATCACCGGCAAGGTGCAGAAGTTCAAGATGCGCGAAGCCGCCGTGGCGGAGCTGGGGCTTCGGGAGGTTGCGACGGCATAG
- a CDS encoding PQQ-dependent sugar dehydrogenase, translated as MPRRTVLLGLLVAAFLPTSAHAGVVATHVGDFDNPTYITSPPGDTHRVMVVEQPGVVKVIKDGVIQSTPFLDISSIVTGPTHYPIDPEQGLLSIAFPPDYATSKRFYAYYTSKTCTDSLGCDDVLAEFDATSADQASPTPHVLIDMPHPNHVNHNGGQLQFGPDGDLYISTGDGGGSNDVEHNAQQKSNLLGKILRIHPGASSYSIPAGNPFSGDNCHTGSNGGSNCPEIWSYGLRNPWRFSFDSVTGDMIIGDVGQSRDEEIDFAPHPGLNAGVNYGWPCYEGFELNAARPSAECTPLPSPVTFPQLVYHHSCAGASFCGEGVIGGYVMHDPSLPALGGCYVYGDLGTPRLRTVRLTATSATGDTDLGPQVSSLSSFGEDASGHLWAADVTGPVYRLDFDGNAATTQTCYGSPGGPTPPPAATDKTPPTLSLRWHRHQRVLRTRSIKVAVKVNEASTLTGTGTIRTGGKAAVIRFKRARRKVVPGHRVTLKLRLTKRGFRSLRRAMSHRRTRIAHVTVTAKDAAGNGRSRRISIRLVH; from the coding sequence ATGCCTCGCCGTACCGTCCTCCTTGGGCTGCTGGTAGCGGCCTTCCTGCCCACGTCTGCGCACGCCGGCGTGGTGGCCACGCATGTCGGCGATTTCGACAATCCGACCTACATCACCTCACCGCCCGGGGACACCCACCGAGTGATGGTGGTGGAGCAGCCGGGGGTGGTCAAGGTGATCAAGGACGGCGTGATTCAGAGCACGCCGTTCCTTGACATCTCGAGCATCGTGACCGGCCCGACTCATTACCCGATCGACCCTGAGCAGGGACTCCTGTCGATCGCCTTCCCGCCGGATTACGCCACGAGCAAGCGCTTCTACGCCTACTACACGAGCAAGACCTGCACCGATTCGCTGGGCTGCGACGACGTTCTGGCCGAGTTCGACGCCACCTCCGCGGACCAGGCCAGCCCCACGCCCCATGTGCTCATCGACATGCCGCACCCCAACCACGTGAACCACAACGGCGGCCAGCTGCAGTTCGGGCCCGACGGCGATCTCTACATCTCGACCGGGGACGGCGGCGGCAGCAACGACGTGGAGCACAACGCGCAGCAGAAGAGCAACCTGCTCGGAAAGATCCTGCGCATCCACCCCGGCGCGTCGAGCTATTCGATTCCGGCGGGCAATCCGTTCAGCGGGGACAACTGCCACACCGGTTCGAACGGCGGCTCCAACTGTCCCGAGATCTGGTCATATGGCCTGCGGAACCCGTGGCGCTTCTCGTTCGACAGCGTCACCGGCGACATGATCATCGGAGACGTCGGCCAGAGCCGCGACGAGGAGATCGACTTCGCGCCCCATCCCGGCCTGAACGCCGGCGTGAACTACGGCTGGCCGTGCTACGAGGGCTTCGAGCTCAACGCCGCGCGTCCGAGCGCGGAATGCACGCCGCTGCCCTCGCCCGTGACGTTCCCCCAGCTCGTGTACCACCACTCGTGCGCCGGGGCGTCGTTCTGCGGCGAGGGCGTGATCGGCGGCTATGTGATGCACGACCCCTCCCTGCCGGCGCTGGGCGGTTGCTACGTGTACGGAGACCTCGGCACCCCGAGGCTTAGGACGGTGCGCCTCACCGCCACCTCCGCCACCGGTGACACGGACCTTGGCCCTCAGGTGTCCTCGCTCTCGAGCTTCGGCGAGGATGCGAGTGGGCATCTGTGGGCGGCCGACGTGACCGGCCCGGTGTACCGCCTGGACTTCGACGGCAACGCCGCCACGACCCAGACGTGTTACGGATCGCCCGGCGGCCCCACGCCGCCTCCCGCGGCTACGGACAAGACGCCGCCCACGCTCTCGCTCCGCTGGCACAGGCACCAGCGCGTGCTGCGCACGCGCTCGATCAAGGTTGCCGTCAAGGTGAACGAGGCATCCACCCTCACCGGTACGGGCACGATCCGGACCGGTGGCAAGGCGGCGGTGATCCGGTTCAAGCGCGCGCGGCGCAAGGTCGTCCCGGGTCATCGCGTCACGCTCAAGCTGCGGCTCACAAAGCGCGGCTTTCGATCGCTGCGGCGGGCAATGAGCCATCGCCGGACGAGGATCGCCCACGTGACGGTGACGGCAAAGGATGCAGCGGGCAACGGTCGCAGCAGGCGCATCTCGA